One Nocardioides luti DNA window includes the following coding sequences:
- the nuoN gene encoding NADH-quinone oxidoreductase subunit NuoN gives MIPQLSGAVVGAVTEFSKPSIEYSRLWPLLVVFGFACAGVLVEAFLPRERRYLVQAVLTVVGLVTALVGTVLVARDLGVLGDGAARGIVAAEGTIVVDGPSVFLWALILVFAIGGALLFAERRLEGGVSAFAGQAAALPGTEAERQASTQGLDHTEVYPLMLFAVGGMMLFPASNDLLTMFVALEVLSLPLYLLCGLARRRRLLSQEAALKYFLLGAFSSGFFLYGVALVYGFAGSMQLGEINEAVRNDVGNQALLLVGMGMLAVGLLFKVGAAPFQAWTPDVYQGAPTAVTAFMAACTKVAAFGALLRLFYVAFGSDRWTWQPMFWIIAVLTMAVGAVLAVVQTDVKRMLAYSSVAHTGFLLTGVLGVQSAADLADGQVTSLQAVLFYLATYGFAMIGAFAVVTLVRDGGGEATQFSRWAGIGRRSPLLGGLFAFFLLSMAGIPLTAGFIGKWAVFTVALSAGAWPVVIAAVLFSIVSVFFYVRVIVLMFFVDGEGELAGVVKPSLLTSGTIAVGVAATLVLGVVPGPVLTLAAHAGEFIR, from the coding sequence GTGATCCCGCAGCTGAGCGGCGCCGTGGTCGGCGCCGTCACCGAGTTCTCCAAGCCGTCGATCGAGTACTCCCGGCTCTGGCCGCTGCTCGTCGTCTTCGGCTTCGCCTGCGCCGGCGTCCTCGTCGAGGCCTTCCTGCCGCGCGAGCGCCGCTACCTCGTGCAGGCCGTGCTCACCGTCGTCGGGCTGGTGACCGCCCTGGTCGGCACCGTCCTGGTCGCGCGGGACCTCGGCGTCCTCGGGGACGGTGCCGCCCGCGGCATCGTCGCGGCCGAGGGCACGATCGTCGTCGACGGCCCGTCGGTCTTCCTCTGGGCGCTGATCCTGGTCTTCGCGATCGGGGGCGCGCTGCTCTTCGCCGAGCGCCGGCTCGAGGGCGGGGTGTCGGCCTTCGCCGGCCAGGCCGCCGCGCTGCCGGGCACCGAGGCCGAGCGCCAGGCGTCCACCCAGGGCCTCGACCACACCGAGGTCTACCCGCTGATGCTCTTCGCCGTCGGCGGCATGATGCTCTTCCCCGCCTCCAACGACCTGCTGACGATGTTCGTCGCCCTCGAGGTCCTCTCGCTGCCGCTCTACCTCCTCTGCGGCCTGGCCCGCCGGCGCCGCCTGCTGAGCCAGGAGGCGGCTCTGAAGTACTTCCTCCTCGGCGCCTTCAGCTCCGGCTTCTTCCTGTACGGCGTCGCGCTGGTCTACGGCTTCGCCGGCTCGATGCAGCTGGGCGAGATCAACGAGGCGGTCCGCAACGACGTCGGCAACCAGGCCCTGCTGCTCGTCGGCATGGGCATGCTGGCCGTCGGCCTGCTCTTCAAGGTCGGTGCCGCGCCGTTCCAGGCCTGGACGCCCGACGTCTACCAGGGCGCCCCGACCGCGGTCACGGCGTTCATGGCCGCGTGCACCAAGGTCGCTGCCTTCGGCGCCCTGCTGCGGCTGTTCTACGTCGCGTTCGGCTCCGACCGGTGGACCTGGCAGCCGATGTTCTGGATCATCGCGGTGCTCACCATGGCCGTCGGCGCGGTGCTCGCGGTCGTGCAGACGGACGTCAAGCGGATGCTGGCCTACTCCTCGGTCGCGCACACCGGCTTCCTGCTGACCGGCGTGCTCGGCGTGCAGAGCGCCGCCGACCTCGCGGACGGCCAGGTCACCTCGCTGCAGGCCGTGCTGTTCTACCTGGCGACGTACGGCTTCGCGATGATCGGCGCCTTCGCGGTCGTCACCCTGGTCCGGGACGGCGGCGGCGAGGCCACGCAGTTCTCGCGCTGGGCGGGCATCGGGCGGCGCTCGCCGCTGCTCGGCGGGCTCTTCGCCTTCTTCCTGCTCTCGATGGCCGGCATCCCGCTGACCGCCGGCTTCATCGGCAAGTGGGCGGTCTTCACGGTCGCCCTCTCGGCCGGTGCGTGGCCCGTGGTGATCGCCGCCGTGCTGTTCAGCATCGTCTCGGTGTTCTTCTACGTCCGCGTGATCGTGCTGATGTTCTTCGTCGACGGGGAGGGGGAGCTGGCGGGCGTCGTGAAGCCGTCGCTGCTGACCTCGGGGACGATCGCCGTCGGTGTCGCCGCGACCCTCGTGCTCGGCGTC
- a CDS encoding NADH-quinone oxidoreductase subunit M → MTQFPWLTVLVAVPLVGALVVAFLPKSPGSALPKLVGLGASVLTLAVGIAIALQYDTGGGMQLTEDVEWIHALGVHYALGVDGLGLLLILLTVVLVPLVLIGSWHDANDSNPAAFFAWALALEGLSLAVFAATDVFLFYVVFEATLIPAYFLIGGFGREGRAFAALKFLMYQLGGGLVLLGSVIGLYVVSAQQGSPSYLLSDLANLDMSTSAERWLFAGFFIAFAVKAPLFPLHTWLADTTEKATPGTSVLLVCVLDKIGTFGMLRFCLGLFPEASQWATPVVIVLALVSIVYGALIAIGQDDLLRLIGLTSLSHFGFITLGIFAFSSQGASGSILYMVNHGIGTAALFLLAGYLIRRRGTSLISQMRGVEKSAPVLAGLFLVAGLATLGLPGLSQFVSEILVLISAFDHAWWAGAVAVSGIVLAAVYVLWAYQRVFTGPDVVEGGAAPAPVAAATPDLDRREVGSVAPLVLALVLFGFFPMPLLDVSNPTVSDLMQHVGVSDDPPVVPAAGSDSHEEGQQ, encoded by the coding sequence ATGACCCAGTTCCCCTGGCTCACGGTCCTGGTGGCGGTGCCGCTCGTCGGCGCCCTCGTGGTCGCCTTCCTCCCGAAGTCGCCCGGCTCCGCCCTGCCCAAGCTGGTCGGGCTCGGCGCCTCGGTGCTGACCCTGGCCGTCGGCATCGCGATCGCGCTGCAGTACGACACCGGCGGAGGGATGCAGCTCACCGAGGACGTCGAGTGGATCCACGCCCTGGGCGTCCACTACGCGCTCGGCGTCGACGGCCTCGGCCTGCTGCTGATCCTGCTCACCGTGGTGCTCGTGCCGCTGGTGCTGATCGGCTCCTGGCACGACGCGAACGACTCCAACCCCGCGGCGTTCTTCGCCTGGGCGCTGGCCCTCGAGGGCCTCTCGCTCGCGGTGTTCGCGGCCACCGACGTGTTCCTGTTCTACGTGGTCTTCGAGGCGACGCTGATCCCGGCGTACTTCCTCATCGGCGGCTTCGGCCGCGAGGGGCGCGCCTTCGCGGCGCTGAAGTTCCTGATGTACCAGCTCGGCGGCGGCCTCGTGCTCCTCGGCTCGGTCATCGGTCTCTACGTCGTCTCGGCCCAGCAGGGCTCGCCGTCGTACCTCCTCTCCGACCTCGCGAACCTCGACATGTCCACGAGCGCGGAGCGCTGGCTCTTCGCCGGCTTCTTCATCGCGTTCGCGGTCAAGGCGCCGCTGTTCCCGCTGCACACCTGGCTCGCGGACACCACCGAGAAGGCCACCCCGGGCACCAGCGTCCTGCTGGTCTGCGTGCTCGACAAGATCGGCACGTTCGGGATGCTGCGCTTCTGCCTGGGGCTCTTCCCCGAGGCCTCGCAGTGGGCGACGCCGGTCGTGATCGTGCTCGCGCTGGTCTCGATCGTGTACGGCGCGCTCATCGCCATCGGCCAGGACGACCTGCTGCGCCTGATCGGCCTGACCTCGCTGAGCCACTTCGGCTTCATCACGCTCGGCATCTTCGCCTTCAGCAGCCAGGGCGCGTCCGGCTCGATCCTCTACATGGTCAACCACGGCATCGGGACCGCGGCGCTGTTCCTGCTCGCGGGCTACCTCATCCGCCGCCGCGGCACCTCGCTGATCAGCCAGATGCGCGGGGTCGAGAAGTCCGCGCCCGTGCTCGCCGGGCTGTTCCTCGTCGCGGGACTCGCCACGCTGGGGCTCCCGGGCCTGAGCCAGTTCGTCTCCGAGATCCTGGTGCTCATCTCCGCGTTCGACCACGCGTGGTGGGCCGGCGCGGTCGCCGTCAGCGGCATCGTGCTGGCGGCGGTCTACGTGCTGTGGGCCTACCAGCGGGTGTTCACCGGCCCGGACGTGGTCGAGGGCGGTGCCGCTCCGGCGCCCGTCGCGGCGGCCACCCCCGACCTGGACCGCCGCGAGGTGGGCTCGGTCGCCCCGCTCGTGCTGGCGCTCGTGCTGTTCGGCTTCTTCCCGATGCCGCTGCTGGACGTCAGCAACCCCACGGTCTCCGACCTCATGCAGCACGTCGGCGTGAGTGACGACCCGCCCGTCGTGCCCGCAGCCGGGTCCGACTCGCACGAGGAAGGCCAGCAGTGA
- the nuoL gene encoding NADH-quinone oxidoreductase subunit L: protein MFAQITAWHEAVHIPVVDPGATSGVFTLLWLVIALPLAGAVVLLVGGAAFPRVVDRWGHLLGTLMPVGSFVISLLMFLSLLGRDAGERQIGQHLYDWIQVGHLDVGMDLLYDPLSALFLMLITGVGSLIHVYSIGYMEHDPRRRRFFGYLNLFVAAMLMLVLSENYLGLFLGWEGVGLASYLLIGFWQHKPSAAAAAKKAFVINRVGDLGMSTAIMLMFVTFGTTSFSGISEASSGASGFTLNALGLLLLLGACAKSAQVPLQAWLLDAMEGPTPVSALIHAATMVTAGVYLITRSNFIFELAPTAQTVVVVVAVTTLLWGAVIGCAKDDIKKALAGSTMSQIGYMMLGAGLGVGGYAFAIFHLLTHGFFKANMFLGAGSVMHGMNDDVDMRRYGAVRHAMPVTFLTFAMGYLAIIGFPGFSGFWSKDKIIEVALAENWFVGLCALLGAGVTGFYMTRLMLLTFFTEQRWKKDVHPHESPKVMTVPLIVLAALSVLGGLMLAGGWITDFLAPVVGEAPEEHLPVPAIVISLLAVLVVAVGVATAWFLVGKREVPLTPPQDVSFVTRAARADLYGDAINEGVVVQPGRRLVSGLLGMDKYAVDGALTGGPVAIGAIAGQLRKVQNGFVRSYALSLLGGVLLVVLALLAVNLA from the coding sequence ATGTTTGCCCAAATCACGGCATGGCACGAGGCCGTCCACATCCCCGTGGTCGACCCGGGCGCCACCAGCGGGGTGTTCACCCTGCTGTGGCTCGTGATCGCCCTGCCCCTCGCGGGTGCGGTGGTCCTGCTGGTCGGCGGCGCGGCGTTCCCCAGGGTCGTCGACCGCTGGGGCCACCTGCTCGGCACCCTGATGCCGGTCGGCTCCTTCGTGATCAGCCTGCTGATGTTCCTCTCGCTGCTCGGCCGCGACGCGGGGGAGCGCCAGATCGGCCAGCACCTCTACGACTGGATCCAGGTCGGCCACCTCGACGTCGGCATGGACCTGCTCTACGACCCGCTCTCGGCGCTGTTCCTCATGCTCATCACCGGGGTCGGCTCGCTGATCCACGTCTACTCCATCGGCTACATGGAGCACGACCCCCGCCGCCGCCGGTTCTTCGGCTACCTCAACCTCTTCGTCGCCGCGATGCTGATGCTGGTGCTCTCCGAGAACTACCTCGGGCTGTTCCTCGGCTGGGAGGGCGTCGGCCTGGCGTCGTACCTCCTCATCGGCTTCTGGCAGCACAAGCCCTCCGCGGCGGCCGCCGCCAAGAAGGCCTTCGTCATCAACCGCGTCGGCGACCTCGGCATGTCGACCGCGATCATGCTGATGTTCGTCACCTTCGGTACCACCAGCTTCTCCGGCATCAGCGAGGCCTCCTCGGGGGCGTCCGGCTTCACGCTGAACGCGCTCGGCCTGCTCCTGCTCCTCGGCGCCTGCGCGAAGTCCGCCCAGGTGCCGCTGCAGGCCTGGCTGCTCGACGCGATGGAGGGCCCCACCCCGGTGTCGGCGCTCATCCACGCGGCCACCATGGTGACCGCGGGCGTCTACCTGATCACCCGCTCCAACTTCATCTTCGAGCTCGCCCCCACCGCGCAGACCGTGGTGGTCGTCGTGGCCGTCACCACGCTGCTGTGGGGTGCGGTCATCGGGTGCGCCAAGGACGACATCAAGAAGGCGCTGGCCGGCTCCACGATGAGCCAGATCGGCTACATGATGCTCGGTGCCGGCCTCGGTGTCGGCGGCTACGCCTTCGCGATCTTCCACCTGCTCACGCACGGCTTCTTCAAGGCCAACATGTTCCTCGGCGCCGGCTCGGTCATGCACGGCATGAACGACGACGTCGACATGCGGCGCTACGGCGCCGTGCGCCACGCGATGCCGGTGACCTTCCTGACCTTCGCGATGGGCTACCTCGCGATCATCGGGTTCCCCGGCTTCTCGGGCTTCTGGTCCAAGGACAAGATCATCGAGGTCGCGCTCGCGGAGAACTGGTTCGTCGGGCTCTGCGCGCTGCTGGGCGCCGGCGTCACCGGCTTCTACATGACCCGGCTGATGCTGCTCACCTTCTTCACCGAGCAGCGCTGGAAGAAGGACGTCCACCCGCACGAGTCGCCCAAGGTGATGACCGTGCCGCTGATCGTCCTCGCCGCGCTCTCGGTCCTCGGCGGCCTGATGCTCGCCGGCGGCTGGATCACCGACTTCCTCGCGCCGGTCGTGGGCGAGGCCCCCGAGGAGCACCTGCCCGTCCCGGCGATCGTGATCTCGCTGCTCGCGGTGCTCGTCGTCGCCGTCGGCGTCGCGACCGCCTGGTTCCTGGTCGGCAAGCGCGAGGTCCCCCTCACGCCGCCGCAGGACGTCTCGTTCGTGACCCGCGCGGCGCGCGCCGACCTCTACGGCGACGCGATCAACGAGGGCGTCGTCGTACAACCCGGGCGCCGCCTCGTGTCCGGCCTGCTCGGCATGGACAAGTACGCCGTGGACGGTGCACTCACCGGCGGCCCGGTCGCCATCGGCGCGATCGCCGGCCAGCTCCGCAAGGTGCAGAACGGCTTCGTCCGCTCCTACGCCCTCTCCCTGCTCGGCGGCGTGCTCCTCGTCGTCCTGGCCCTCCTGGCGGTGAACCTCGCATGA
- the nuoK gene encoding NADH-quinone oxidoreductase subunit NuoK produces the protein MSTTPYLVLSAILFTIGCVGVLTRRNAIVVFMCVELMLNASNLALVAFSRQNGNLDGQIAAFFVMVVAAAEVVVGLAIIMTIFRTRRSASVDDASLLKY, from the coding sequence ATGAGCACCACCCCCTACCTCGTCCTCTCGGCGATCCTCTTCACGATCGGCTGCGTCGGGGTCCTCACCCGGCGCAACGCGATCGTGGTGTTCATGTGCGTCGAGCTGATGCTCAACGCCTCGAACCTCGCCCTGGTGGCGTTCTCTCGGCAGAACGGCAACCTCGACGGACAGATCGCGGCGTTCTTCGTGATGGTCGTCGCCGCGGCCGAGGTCGTCGTCGGGCTCGCGATCATCATGACCATCTTCCGGACCCGTCGCTCGGCCTCGGTCGACGACGCGAGCCTGCTGAAGTACTAG
- a CDS encoding NADH-quinone oxidoreductase subunit J yields the protein MIAFWILAPIMVIAALGILFVRKAVHAALLLAVVMLSLAVLYLVLEAPFLFAVQIIVYTGAILMLFLFVLMLVGVDASDSVVETIRGQRVLATVLGLLLGVVLVLALGQVSLGTVRGLTEANGGGNIQGLADIMFSRYVFAFETTSALLITAAMGAMVLAHRERLVPKPTQASMAAQRVRDYGDKGLHLGPLPPPGVFARHNAVDTPALLPDGTASEASISRVLAARGTVRSAPALAENIQAMQRSIDGKPATGPGPAPATTEEDPA from the coding sequence GTGATCGCGTTCTGGATCCTCGCGCCGATCATGGTGATCGCCGCGCTCGGCATCCTCTTCGTCCGCAAGGCCGTGCACGCCGCCCTGCTGCTGGCCGTCGTGATGCTGAGCCTCGCGGTGCTCTACCTCGTGCTGGAGGCGCCGTTCCTCTTCGCGGTGCAGATCATCGTCTACACCGGCGCCATCCTGATGCTCTTCCTCTTCGTGCTGATGCTGGTCGGCGTGGACGCCTCCGACTCGGTCGTCGAGACGATCCGCGGCCAGCGGGTGCTCGCGACCGTCCTGGGCCTGCTGCTCGGCGTCGTGCTCGTGCTCGCCCTGGGCCAGGTGTCGCTCGGCACCGTGCGCGGCCTGACCGAGGCCAACGGCGGCGGCAACATCCAGGGCCTCGCCGACATCATGTTCTCGCGCTACGTCTTCGCGTTCGAGACCACCAGCGCGCTGCTGATCACCGCCGCCATGGGCGCGATGGTGCTCGCCCACCGCGAGCGCCTGGTCCCGAAGCCCACCCAGGCCTCGATGGCGGCCCAGCGGGTCCGGGACTACGGCGACAAGGGCCTGCACCTCGGTCCGCTGCCTCCTCCCGGCGTCTTCGCCCGGCACAACGCCGTGGACACGCCCGCGCTGCTGCCCGACGGCACCGCGTCGGAGGCCTCGATCTCCCGGGTGCTCGCCGCGCGCGGCACGGTCCGCTCCGCGCCCGCGCTCGCCGAGAACATCCAGGCGATGCAGCGCTCGATCGACGGCAAGCCCGCGACCGGTCCGGGGCCCGCCCCCGCGACCACCGAGGAGGACCCGGCATGA
- the nuoI gene encoding NADH-quinone oxidoreductase subunit NuoI, with translation MAESTSMREQFWDPIAGFGVTFRTMFKKVVTEQYPFEKLPTAPRFHGRHQLNRWPDGLEKCIGCELCAWACPADAIYVEGASNVDGEGDESGRFSPGERYGRVYQINYLRCILCGLCIEACPTRALTMTNEYELADDNRADLIYEKSDLLAPLLPGMVQPPHAMQLGEDEGAYYRGAYAAPAPVARKEASE, from the coding sequence ATGGCCGAGTCCACGAGCATGAGGGAGCAGTTCTGGGACCCGATCGCGGGGTTCGGGGTGACCTTCCGGACGATGTTCAAGAAGGTCGTCACCGAGCAGTACCCCTTCGAGAAGCTCCCGACGGCGCCGCGCTTCCACGGCCGTCACCAGCTCAACCGCTGGCCCGACGGGCTCGAGAAGTGCATCGGCTGCGAGCTGTGCGCCTGGGCCTGCCCGGCCGACGCGATCTACGTCGAGGGTGCGTCGAACGTCGACGGCGAGGGTGACGAGTCCGGGCGCTTCTCGCCGGGCGAGCGCTACGGCCGCGTCTACCAGATCAACTACCTGCGCTGCATCCTGTGCGGCCTGTGCATCGAGGCGTGCCCCACCCGGGCCCTCACGATGACCAACGAGTACGAGCTGGCCGACGACAACCGCGCCGACCTGATCTACGAGAAGTCCGACCTGCTCGCCCCGCTGCTGCCCGGCATGGTGCAGCCGCCGCACGCGATGCAGCTCGGCGAGGACGAGGGCGCCTACTACCGGGGCGCGTACGCCGCCCCGGCGCCCGTCGCGCGCAAGGAGGCCTCGGAGTGA
- the nuoH gene encoding NADH-quinone oxidoreductase subunit NuoH, protein MPTGLTSGVGALVADDLGAFGRDPWWLVGIKVLLIFLVLVLLTLFNIWWERRVVARMQHRIGPNVHGPFGLLQSLADGVKLALKEDIIPKAADKVVFLIAPVIAVIPAFVTFSVIPFGPDVHVPFTDRTTPLQLTDMPVAVLFVMAIASVGIYGIVLGGWSSGSTYSLLGGLRSSAQMISYEVAMGLALVAVFLYAGSMSTSEIVAAQASTSSFDVAGLTIPIPGWFALILLPSFIIYTISMVGETNRAPFDLPEAEGELVGGFHTEYSSLKFALFFLAEYINMATVSALATTLFLGGWRAPWPISIWDGANQGYWPVLWFFGKVLFFIFLFIWLRGSLPRLRYDQFMAFGWKRLIPISLIWIVAVATIRAVTLDNSGDARRYLLVGIGVLAAVFLVLFFVGDSGTDEDEPVVAAEPRPGSFPVPPMPEGGAVRGAARPLSFGSGPLRESPLTSTTASTSAAGRPGEEI, encoded by the coding sequence ATCCCGACCGGCCTGACCAGCGGCGTGGGTGCCCTCGTCGCGGACGACCTCGGCGCCTTCGGCCGCGACCCCTGGTGGCTCGTCGGCATCAAGGTGCTGCTGATCTTCCTGGTGCTCGTGCTGCTGACGCTCTTCAACATCTGGTGGGAGCGTCGGGTGGTGGCCCGGATGCAGCACCGCATCGGCCCGAACGTCCACGGCCCCTTCGGCCTGCTCCAGTCCCTCGCCGACGGCGTGAAGCTCGCGCTCAAGGAGGACATCATCCCCAAGGCCGCGGACAAGGTGGTCTTCCTGATCGCCCCGGTGATCGCGGTGATCCCGGCGTTCGTGACCTTCAGCGTGATCCCGTTCGGCCCGGACGTGCACGTCCCCTTCACCGACCGGACCACGCCGCTGCAGCTGACCGACATGCCGGTCGCGGTGCTGTTCGTGATGGCGATCGCCTCGGTCGGCATCTACGGCATCGTGCTCGGCGGCTGGTCCAGCGGCTCGACGTACTCCCTGCTCGGCGGCCTCCGCTCGAGCGCGCAGATGATCTCCTACGAGGTCGCGATGGGCCTCGCGCTCGTCGCGGTGTTCCTGTACGCCGGCTCGATGTCGACCTCGGAGATCGTCGCCGCCCAGGCCAGCACGAGCAGCTTCGACGTCGCCGGCCTGACGATCCCGATCCCGGGCTGGTTCGCGCTGATCCTGCTGCCGTCGTTCATCATCTACACGATCTCGATGGTCGGCGAGACCAACCGCGCGCCCTTCGACCTCCCCGAGGCCGAGGGCGAGCTGGTGGGTGGCTTCCACACGGAGTACTCCTCGCTGAAGTTCGCCCTGTTCTTCCTCGCCGAGTACATCAACATGGCGACCGTCTCGGCCCTCGCGACGACGCTGTTCCTCGGCGGCTGGCGGGCCCCGTGGCCGATCTCGATCTGGGACGGTGCCAACCAGGGCTACTGGCCGGTGCTGTGGTTCTTCGGCAAGGTCCTCTTCTTCATCTTCCTGTTCATCTGGCTGCGCGGCTCGCTGCCCCGGCTGCGCTACGACCAGTTCATGGCGTTCGGCTGGAAGCGGCTGATCCCGATCTCGCTGATCTGGATCGTGGCGGTCGCGACGATCCGCGCGGTCACGCTCGACAACAGCGGCGACGCGCGGCGCTACCTCCTCGTCGGCATCGGCGTCCTCGCGGCCGTCTTCCTGGTGCTGTTCTTCGTCGGCGACAGCGGCACCGACGAGGACGAGCCCGTGGTCGCGGCCGAGCCGCGGCCGGGCAGCTTCCCCGTGCCGCCCATGCCCGAGGGCGGTGCCGTGCGCGGCGCGGCCCGTCCCCTGTCGTTCGGCTCCGGTCCCCTCCGCGAGTCACCCCTGACCAGCACCACCGCCAGCACGAGCGCAGCCGGCCGCCCCGGCGAGGAGATCTGA